Proteins encoded by one window of Sphingosinicella sp. BN140058:
- a CDS encoding cupin domain-containing protein, giving the protein MEHSPNQISAVLEDEKGWVEITPGERFAIRTSAVETAGRYTIIEIVADPRNAVPLHIHGNEEEHFLVVEGRVHLTNGEQKVELSAGEAATVKKGTPHAWANLSDAPVRMLVVFTPGDQEKAFRLIETVRDGDFSALIEENERLGTSIVGPPPYDDVYSVFSPRLAINPTSGSAAEA; this is encoded by the coding sequence ATGGAACATTCACCAAATCAGATTTCGGCAGTTCTTGAAGACGAAAAAGGCTGGGTTGAGATCACACCGGGCGAGCGATTTGCCATCCGCACCTCTGCCGTGGAAACGGCGGGGCGCTACACGATCATCGAGATCGTTGCCGATCCTCGCAACGCCGTGCCTCTGCACATCCACGGCAACGAGGAAGAACATTTCCTCGTCGTCGAAGGGCGTGTTCACCTCACCAACGGGGAGCAGAAGGTGGAATTGTCTGCCGGAGAGGCGGCTACGGTGAAGAAGGGCACGCCGCACGCGTGGGCCAATCTTTCGGATGCGCCTGTCCGGATGCTCGTGGTCTTCACACCCGGGGATCAGGAGAAGGCATTCCGGCTGATCGAGACCGTGCGTGACGGAGACTTCTCCGCCCTGATCGAGGAAAACGAGCGTTTGGGCACGAGCATCGTCGGCCCGCCACCCTATGACGATGTCTATTCGGTCTTCTCGCCAAGATTGGCGATCAATCCCACTTCGGGCTCTGCTGCCGAAGCTTGA
- a CDS encoding twin-arginine translocation signal domain-containing protein, whose protein sequence is MAISRRGFLVQSALAGGTLAAAPALWAAPHKARPGAASPPIDAEIVWLDGAAPTLHEGLTWGVPWPRGTKKARARFGLRDAGGGALPMQSWTTATWPDGSIKWTAHAIPAGAGGNAPLIVGPGRPAASAAPVSAAVQGDAIVVRNGAVTWRIGTRGAQIIRSALHGTRETLRNVRLVATAQDRPESEAAESVTRSRFESAIETAAIEQDGPVRAVIRVEGRHRGANRVDSTGGTPTASGAAAERRAWLPFSLRLYFHAGSESVRIVHSFIFDGDEQKDFLCGLGLTGDVPMADLPYDRHIRFAGSGDGIWAEAVQPLTGLRRNPGKDFTEAQVAGRKVPPVAEMAAPVREGLPYVPHWSDFTLAQANADGFTIAKRTKEGHGWIDADTGGRANGLGFVGGPAGGAAFGMGDFWQRPPVRLDIRDAATETAAFTLWYHAPDAVMDLRFYHDGMGMTDHVAENEGLDITYEDYERGWGTPHGIARTTEFTLWALAETPTRERFAAMAHFVARPPRLVPTPARLHAAGVFGDWSLPDRTTPAKSAIEEQNDFLLRFYREQVEQRRWYGFWNYGDVMHTYDADRHVWRYDIGGYAWDNSELSPDLWLWYSFLRSGDARVFRMAEAMTRHTGEVDVYHLGRFRGLGTRHAVQHWGDSSKQPRVSNAAYRRIYYYLTADERTGDLMRELLDGDRTLVHVDIGRKVNARRPGSAPPGGTGAVTADAPLPAGQIFLQFGTSWSTLVGAWLTEWERTGAKTWRDRIVAGMTSLAALPKQWFAGGARFDLASGRFIGPGDAVSVSHLNSVFGAVEINAELFDLLDVPAYEKAWLDYCVAYNAPPERFAALTGAKDRGGRNLKEGHSRLTAFAARHLGDPVLARRAWDEFFSGDAGLGLGVAARARRVDGPAVLKPVDEAPGVSTNATAQWGLAAIQNLALVGDVVEAAWSDRATNRKR, encoded by the coding sequence ATGGCGATCAGCAGGCGGGGGTTTCTCGTGCAGTCTGCTCTGGCAGGTGGAACGCTTGCTGCTGCGCCCGCGCTCTGGGCGGCACCGCACAAGGCGCGGCCCGGGGCTGCGTCACCCCCCATCGATGCCGAGATCGTCTGGCTGGATGGGGCCGCGCCGACCCTGCACGAAGGCCTGACTTGGGGCGTGCCGTGGCCGCGGGGGACCAAGAAGGCGCGGGCGCGGTTCGGCCTGCGCGACGCTGGCGGCGGCGCGTTGCCGATGCAGAGCTGGACGACGGCCACCTGGCCGGACGGATCGATCAAGTGGACCGCGCATGCCATTCCCGCCGGCGCCGGCGGCAACGCGCCACTGATCGTCGGGCCGGGGCGGCCGGCGGCGTCTGCGGCGCCTGTTTCCGCCGCCGTGCAGGGCGATGCGATCGTGGTGCGCAACGGCGCGGTGACGTGGCGGATCGGGACGCGCGGCGCCCAGATCATTCGATCGGCGCTTCATGGCACGCGCGAGACCTTGCGCAACGTTCGGCTGGTCGCGACCGCACAGGACCGGCCGGAGAGCGAGGCGGCGGAAAGCGTCACCCGCAGCCGGTTCGAGAGCGCGATCGAGACGGCTGCGATCGAGCAGGACGGGCCGGTGCGCGCGGTGATCAGGGTGGAGGGCCGGCACCGCGGCGCGAACCGCGTAGACAGCACCGGCGGCACACCCACCGCCAGCGGCGCCGCGGCGGAGAGGCGGGCGTGGCTCCCCTTCTCGCTCCGGCTCTATTTCCATGCCGGGTCGGAAAGCGTGCGGATCGTCCACTCCTTCATCTTCGACGGCGACGAGCAGAAGGATTTCCTCTGTGGCCTCGGCCTCACCGGCGACGTGCCGATGGCCGACCTTCCCTATGACCGCCACATCCGCTTCGCCGGCAGCGGCGACGGAATCTGGGCCGAGGCGGTGCAGCCGCTGACCGGGCTGCGCCGCAATCCGGGCAAGGATTTCACCGAGGCACAGGTCGCGGGCCGGAAGGTGCCGCCGGTCGCCGAGATGGCGGCACCGGTGCGCGAGGGCCTGCCCTACGTGCCGCACTGGAGCGACTTCACCCTCGCCCAGGCCAATGCCGACGGCTTCACCATCGCCAAGCGCACCAAGGAGGGCCATGGCTGGATCGACGCCGATACCGGCGGCCGAGCCAACGGCCTCGGCTTCGTCGGCGGCCCGGCCGGCGGAGCAGCGTTCGGGATGGGCGATTTCTGGCAGCGCCCTCCCGTACGGCTCGACATCCGCGACGCAGCGACCGAAACCGCCGCCTTCACCCTTTGGTACCATGCGCCGGACGCGGTGATGGACCTGCGCTTCTATCATGACGGCATGGGCATGACCGACCATGTCGCCGAGAATGAAGGCCTCGACATCACTTACGAGGATTACGAGCGCGGCTGGGGGACGCCGCACGGCATCGCCCGCACCACCGAATTCACGCTCTGGGCCCTGGCCGAGACGCCGACGCGGGAACGGTTCGCGGCAATGGCGCACTTCGTCGCCAGGCCACCCCGGCTGGTGCCGACGCCGGCGCGGCTCCACGCCGCCGGCGTGTTCGGCGACTGGAGCCTGCCCGATCGCACCACCCCGGCGAAGTCCGCGATCGAGGAGCAGAACGATTTCCTGCTGCGCTTCTATCGCGAGCAGGTGGAGCAGCGACGCTGGTACGGTTTCTGGAACTATGGCGACGTGATGCACACCTACGATGCCGATCGCCACGTGTGGCGCTACGACATCGGCGGCTATGCCTGGGACAATAGCGAACTCTCGCCCGACCTCTGGCTCTGGTACAGTTTCCTGCGCTCGGGCGACGCCAGGGTCTTCCGGATGGCCGAGGCGATGACCCGGCATACCGGCGAGGTCGACGTCTACCATCTCGGCCGCTTCCGCGGGCTCGGCACCCGTCACGCCGTCCAGCATTGGGGCGACAGCTCCAAGCAGCCGCGAGTCTCCAACGCCGCCTATCGCCGCATCTATTATTATCTCACCGCCGACGAGCGCACCGGCGATTTGATGCGCGAGCTGCTCGACGGCGACCGCACCCTCGTCCACGTCGACATCGGCCGCAAGGTCAATGCGCGGCGGCCGGGCTCCGCCCCGCCCGGCGGCACCGGTGCGGTCACCGCCGACGCGCCCCTGCCCGCCGGCCAGATCTTCCTGCAGTTCGGAACCAGCTGGTCCACCCTGGTCGGCGCCTGGCTGACCGAATGGGAGCGGACCGGCGCCAAGACATGGCGCGACCGCATCGTCGCCGGCATGACCTCGCTCGCGGCGCTACCGAAACAATGGTTCGCCGGCGGCGCCCGTTTCGATCTCGCCAGCGGTCGCTTCATCGGGCCCGGCGACGCGGTCAGCGTCAGCCATCTGAACAGCGTGTTCGGCGCGGTGGAGATAAATGCCGAATTGTTCGACCTGCTCGACGTTCCCGCCTACGAGAAAGCCTGGCTGGACTATTGCGTCGCCTACAATGCGCCGCCCGAGCGTTTCGCCGCGTTGACCGGCGCCAAGGATCGCGGCGGCCGCAATCTCAAGGAAGGCCATAGCCGCCTCACCGCCTTCGCCGCCAGGCATCTGGGCGATCCCGTGCTCGCACGCCGGGCCTGGGACGAATTCTTCTCGGGCGACGCGGGCCTGGGGCTCGGTGTCGCCGCACGGGCGCGGCGGGTGGACGGGCCGGCGGTGCTGAAGCCGGTCGACGAAGCGCCGGGCGTGTCGACGAATGCCACCGCGCAATGGGGGCTGGCGGCGATCCAGAACCTGGCTCTGGTCGGGGATGTGGTCGAGGCGGCGTGGTCCGACCGGGCAACAAACCGGAAGCGCTGA
- a CDS encoding RidA family protein — protein MTITRLHSGPRMSQAVIHNDIVYLAGQVGNPGEGVTAQTRSVLASIDALLAEAGTDKTRILTATIWLADMADFAEMNSVWDGWVAAGHAPARATGEARLATPDYKVEIIVTAAI, from the coding sequence ATGACGATCACCCGCCTTCACTCCGGCCCGCGCATGAGCCAGGCCGTCATCCACAACGACATCGTCTATCTGGCGGGCCAGGTCGGCAATCCCGGTGAGGGCGTCACGGCGCAGACCCGGAGCGTGCTCGCCTCGATCGACGCCTTGCTCGCCGAAGCCGGCACCGACAAGACGCGCATCCTCACTGCCACAATCTGGCTGGCCGACATGGCCGATTTCGCCGAGATGAACTCGGTCTGGGACGGCTGGGTCGCCGCCGGCCACGCACCCGCCCGCGCCACCGGCGAAGCCAGGCTCGCCACGCCCGACTACAAGGTCGAAATCATCGTCACCGCTGCGATTTGA